The Mytilus galloprovincialis chromosome 2, xbMytGall1.hap1.1, whole genome shotgun sequence genome has a window encoding:
- the LOC143063794 gene encoding WD repeat-containing protein 31-like: MGNLCRKPKDNRQSIGFDNLENHTGNAGDHWSSPMDKYAGRHTVETSHPAIHSEAVNCLARIQPGFCLSGSKDQTLCLYNYCTNKLEDKWTGHEKEVTKICYGTFCQSIFSASRDKSINMWKRNTPNPVQQFKGHDLVVTALDINKDNTMLCSGSRDNTVKLWDVESGTSLTENNIHRNLVTDVKFIPESNLIVQTGEDKEVRLFDTRSLNVVHSFQRKQYIQTCCDVSPDGVYCLTCSNGFGGNGCEATLWDLRSRSIVHEYKGHTEAIDSCVFLPYNGTNLIATASRDFSVKIWDRDSKACICECVISGSGPLTSILCYGEPCIIVSSFNLGIQHLKFSLQNQTLIKEGSF; encoded by the exons ATGGGGAATTTATGCCGCAAACCAAAAGACAATAGACAAAG TATTGGATTTGACAACCTGGAAAACCATACAGGTAACGCAGGTGATCATTGGAGTAGTCCGATGGATAAATATGCTGGTAGACATACAGTAGAAACATCTCACCCAGCAATCCATAGTGAAGCAGTCAATTGTCTGGCGAGAATTCAACCTGGCTTTTGTTTGTCTGGCAGTAAAGATCAG ACATTGTGTTTATATAACTATTGTACCAACAAACTAGAAGATAAATGGACTGGACACGAAAAAGAAGTCACAAAG ATATGTTACGGAACATTTTGCCAAAGCATATTCAGTGCTTCAAGGGACAAGTCCATAAACATGTGGAAACGAAACACTCCAAATCCAGTTCAACAGTTCAAGGGTCATGACCTTGTTGTTACAGCATTAGATATTAATAAAG ATAACACAATGTTGTGTTCTGGATCCCGTGATAATACAGTAAAGTTATGGGATGTAGAGTCAGGAACCAGTCTTACTGAAAACAACATTCATCGGAATCTG GTAACAGATGTAAAGTTTATTCCTGAATCTAACCTGATAGTTCAGACAGGAGAAGATAAAGAAGTTAG ATTATTTGATACTAGATCATTGAATGTGGTTCATAGTTTCCAACGTAAACAGTACATACAGACATGTTGTGATGTTAGTCCTGATGGTGTATACTGTCTGACCTGCAGTAATGGCTTTGGTGGAAATGGTTGTGAAGCTACA ttATGGGATTTAAGAAGTAGAAGTATAGTTCATGAGTATAAAGGTCACACAGAGGCTATAGATAGTTGTGTATTTTTACCTTACAATGGTACAAACTTAATAGCCACAGCATCAAGAGATTTCAGTGTCAAAATATGGGACAGAGATTCAAAAG cATGTATATGTGAATGTGTGATAAGTGGGTCAGGACCTTTAACCTCAATATTATGTTATGGTGAACCATG TATAATTGTATCCAGTTTTAACCTTGGTATTCagcatttaaaattttcattacaAAACCAGACATTGATAAAAGAAGGGAGTTTTTGA
- the LOC143063793 gene encoding uncharacterized protein LOC143063793 yields MVLQAKQTLLNEQITTLDQTSFILKEVYLQAESWTLQRQILSIICKDRTFGEIKELLPNVSAWKFNKAKHHTNDVGCGMPVALDKKCRNRVDNEKLEHFIDYILSSNIIKDLPYGTKTMKLSSGEIVEVPNLIRSLAPSSLITQYTQYCEAEDIKPLGSSTLYKILNDCSASVRKCIEGLDYYVAEGGRSFLDLENIIEKLEITDERKKEMISCLLSGKSYLKSDFKVHIEAESNIADHCRLFALSEGEEQCGHSHTEICLQCRNLDEILNEISTIVQSVNWENKDAVLFQVESAVDSITDWKAHIMRSRNQEDARLDLVRDLKNGQVLVTCDWAMKMLPRKYREGQTDWFAKRGMNWHIAVSVFKEQGCIKNFTHVHIFSAQISQDSPITSSLIKDTVADLHTLIPDIQEIHIYSDNAGCYKNTLMMASLRRDVGNKIKSYNFSEAQDGKGPCDRRASHIKSVIKRYINEGHDVTSAEEMKVAIDARQNGQFRVKVVDTVTVIDGEKNNTKSIAGITQLHNFQFESDGLRVWKAYKIGKGQLIPWKSLGSPPKPAELLIKLNWTNEETVSRSLSTEDEDLQPKPKRRKISYDCPKDGCIKSFSSNETLDNHLLLGDCNYLQVISVHDKAKIMYGTKVNSLFINTQSVSIPSDSVVGESGLRQGWALKTKKKRVIFSEAQRKYMHDRFYAGKRTGSKVDPFRAAEEMRNMKEEDQYLFKRNDYLTGQQISSYFSRLAMKDRNSEPGDFKSAEEEDSKYELKTKILQQIAK; encoded by the exons ATGGTTTTACAGGCAAAACAAACTCTTCTTAATGAACAG ATTACAACATTAGATCAAACTAGCTTTATACTGAAGGAAGTATATTTACAAGCTGAGTCTTGGACTTTACAAAGGCAAATACTGTCTATTATTTGCAAGGACAGAACTTTTGGAGAGATTAAGGAA TTATTACCTAATGTGTCAGCCTGGAAGTTCAATAAAGCCAAGCATCATACAAACGATGTTGGATGTGGTATGCCAGTTGCACTTGACAAAAAATGTAGGAACAGGGTAGACAATGAAAAACTTGAACATTTTATTGACTACATACTGTCATCTAACATAATAAAGGATTTGCCTTATGGGACAAAGACAATGAAACTTTCTTCAGGAGAGATTGTTGAAGTTCCAAACCTCATTAGAAGCCTAGCACCATCTTCACTGATAACACAGTACACACAATACTGTGAAGCAGAAGATATCAAACCATTAG GATCCTCAACATTATACAAGATTTTAAATGACTGTTCTGCATCTGTACGAAAATGTATAGAGGGATTAGACTACTATGTGGCTGAGGGGGGAAGATCTTTCCTAGACCTGGAAAACATTATAGAAAAATTAGAGATCACTGATGAGAGAAAGAAAGAGATGATTTCATGTCTTCTTAGTGGTAAAAGCTATCTAAAGTCAGACTTTAAG gtTCACATAGAGGCTGAATCAAATATAGCAGATCATTGCAGACTTTTTGCATTGAGTGAAGGTGAAGAGCAGTGTGGTCACAGTCATACAGAAATTTGTCTGCAATGCAGAAATCTTGATGAAATCTTGAATGAAATTTCCACCATTGTTCAGAGTGTCAACTGGGAAAACAAAGATGCAGTACTTTTTCAG gTTGAGTCAGCTGTTGATAGCATTACAGACTGGAAAGCTCATATAATGAGATCACGAAACCAAGAAGATGCAAGGTTAGATCTTGTACGAGATTTGAAAAACGGACAAGTTTTAGTGACCTGTGATTGGGCAATGAAGATGTTGCCAAGAAAGTATAGAGAGGGTCAAACCGACTGGTTTGCAAAGAGAGGCATGAACTGGCACATAGCAGTGTCAGTTTTTAAAGAACAGGGATGCATCAAAAACTTCACACATGTGCATATATTTTCAGCTCAG ATATCTCAAGATTCCCCCATAACATCATCTCTGATCAAAGATACTGTTGCTGATCTTCATACCTTGATACCAGATATTCAAGAAATCCACATATATTCAGACAATGCAGGAtgctataaaaacacattaatgaTGGCTTCACTCAGAAGAGATGTTggcaataaaataaaatcatacaaCTTTTCAGAAGCTCAGGATGGCAAAG ggCCATGTGATCGTAGAGCCTCCCATATTAAGTCAGTTATCAAGCGATACATAAATGAAGGTCATGATGTTACTTCAGCTGAAGAAATGAAAgta GCCATAGATGCAAGacaaaatggtcaatttagagtTAAAGTTGTGGACACAGTAACCGTTATTGATGGTGAAAAAAACAATACCAAATCAATTGCAGGAATTACCCAACTCCATAACTTCCAATTTGAATCTGATGGATTGAGAGTATGGAAAGCGTACAAAATAGGAAAAG gACAACTTATTCCCTGGAAATCTCTGGGGTCTCCACCTAAGCCAGCTGAACTTCTCATCAAATTGAACTGGACAAATGAGGAAACTGTCAGCAGATCTTTGAGTACTGAAG atgaagaTCTACAACCTAAACCAAAGAGAAGGAAAATTTCTTATGATTGTCCTAAAGATGGCTGCATCAAATCATTTAGCTCTAATGAGACATTGGATAACCACCTTCTGCTGGGAGATTGTAACTATCTACAAGTCATTTCTGTTCATGACAAGGCTAAAATTATGTATGGCACAAAAGTAAATAGCCTTTTCATTAATACCCAGTCAGTGTCAATACCATCAGACTCAGTTGTAGGAGAAAGTGGGCTGCGTCAGGGATGGGctctgaaaaccaaaaaaaaaagagtaattttCAGTGAGGCTCAGCGGAAATACATGCATGATAGGTTCTATGCAGGAAAAAGAACTGGCAGTAAGGTAGATCCTTTTAGAGCAGCAGAGGAAATGAGAAATATGAAGGAAGAAGATCAGTACCTTTTCAAAAGGAATGACTATTTGACTGGACAACAAATTTCGTCCTATTTTTCAAGACTTGCAATGAAAGACAGGAATTCTGAACCTGGGGATTTTAAATCTGCTGAGGAGGAAGACAGCAAATATGAACTGAAAACTAAAATTTTGCAGCAAATTGCTAAATAA